Below is a genomic region from Candidatus Babeliales bacterium.
ACGGTGGCCTATGAACATAAAGCGCAGTTGATTGCTCTTGCACATCATGCGCAGGATCAACAAGAAACATTTTTTATTCGTTTGATTCGTGGAACCACGCTCAGCGGATTGACCGGAATGAGACCACAGTATGGCGCATACATTCGTCCCCTTCTTGAAACAAATAAATCTGACATTCTCAAATATCTTGATGACCATAAAATTGCATATCTAACTGATCCAACAAATGTATCCGATGAATACTTACGGAATCGCATTAGAAAGCGTGTGATGCCTGCACTACAAGAATGTGATTCAAGATTTGACCAAAATTTCACTCGAACAATGTACAACTTGCAAGCAAGTGAACAAGTGCTTGAGCAGTTAACATTGGGAACATTTCAACAACTTGCTAGTAAAAAAAATGATGGATATCAGCTCACCTACAAAACACTGCTACAATTACATCCGTATCTCCAAAAGCGCATTTTAATGTTCTGGATGATTGTAGAACGAGTCATCTTCACACCAACTGATACATTCCTTGATGAAATTATTCGGTTCCTACTCCAACCTACAAGCAAAGCTCATACACTGCATCAGACATGGAAACTCGTGAAAACGAAGGACACATGCTATATAGATCACACAGATAGCGATACAAGTCTTTGATCTCCGAACAACGCAGAAATAGAAAGACGCAGCTCAACAGGATCAGGCCGTCTAAAGAACTGAATTCTCCTATATAATTCTGCAAAATGATCCTGAGAAATCGCACCCACTTCTTCCGGAATGCCGGGAGCGGAAAACCGCTCACACGCCCCTTCCAGCGCTTGAGAAAACGACCGTACATAGCGAGGGAAAAAAGGCGCATGCCTATATTCCTCATGATAGCGCACCAAGTCTTCGAGCAGCTTGTTGCATGTATTAAATACAAACGACATCGAAGAATCCGATGGTGTACGCAGTGTGGCAGCCCAGACCTGAAGGAGGGTACCATACAAATCACTTACCGATTCTTTTGCAAAAGAATCCTCCATTCCAAAACACGCTACCGGCAACAGAACCACCAATAACCCATATTTAATGCTGCGCATCGTCTACCTTGCATATTACTTTTGTATAGGAAATCCCGAACGTAAAATCCTTATAGCCTGGTATCGCCATCAGTTACATTCCGGCATGACTCAATACCAAACATAGTCCTAATTTCATGCAAGGAAAGAATCTTTTCAGGGCCCACTCTACCCTGCAACTCACAGGAAGCTTGCTGAAAACATTCTGGATATCTCGCTACCACACGCTGAAGCGCCTTTGTCATTTTTGTTCGAGCTTCCTTACCTGTCCATGCGCATGCATATGGCTCTTTCAACTTAAAAATAACTTTGCCAAGATAGCCAAATGCAGATTTGGGAATCCCACACTCCATTGCGCCGCATTGATAAAAAACACTTCTAGCAAACAAGTGCTGCACAAAAGAGTCCCCATGCAGCAAGCATAGAGAAGCGCATCTCAAAATCATCCTTGCAAATCTCTCTCTAAACTCGTCTTCGCGGTGCTTTTCACAGTTCGCAAACGCCGTATCAAATTCACGCCACCGTAACTCTATAGCATCACACCATAAGTCGTTTTCGTGTGGCAACATGCGTGATTGAGCCTCTTGATCAGGATAGTCACTAAGCTCTGGGTGCATTGCGGGAATATCACGATTAACACGCGGATACCGCACCTGCTTTTCCATTGCGCTCGAATACGACGGTATGAACAAGATAGAAAAAATCATCAAGCTTAAGCCTATAAATCTATTCACAGATACATATCCTCTCGTAATCTTAGTCAACTTCCATTGCAATCGTTGGTAACACTCCACAATGCAATCCATATTCAGCATAGAAATCAACTTCCTCTTCAGCAATCTCCCACGGAGCAGGTTCAAGACCTAACCGACGACCAATGCGTTTTTGGATTTCTCTAACCCTACGATGACTACCGACAATATTCGCTGCAGGCATCAAGGCCCCTGCAAGCCGATAAAGTCGGGAATAATGATCGTGCCGGTGACCAGCCAAACTTACCGCCGCTAATGCACAACCGATGGCATCGCACGCACGACCAATCTGACCTTCTGTCCTAGCATCTTCATATTTCTCCGCACTAACAATTCTTCGTTCTGCTTCTCTAGCATACCCTGGCACCATACCATATGAAGCAGAGAAACCGCCAAGAAGAGCGAGAACAACAAATCCCCTATTCATAATAAATCCCCTACAATATAGGTTATTAAAATACTCTATTATAAAGCCAACTTTGCAAGAATTTTTGCTGCAGCAAGAGAACGTAGTTTCTCCTCTTCCCACTCCTGAACAATACTATTTACTCTTTTAAGGATTAACAGCTCGCGTACCATGGAAGCACAGATTGTCTTCGCTTCGGAAGAACCATGTAGGGCCTCACACAATCTGCAACCTTTCTCAATCATACGATCCAAGTCCCTCCAATCATCGGAAGCCACCATACGCGATACTGTTTTGTTGACCTTTTCCCTCATCCTATACACGCTAAGAACCAATTTATCATGAACGTTGCGTTGACGGATGACAGCACCACGGTCAGCCCTAGTCTCCTTTCGTGAAGACGATAAAACGCTCTCTTGATGCGATTTAGAAATACAAACGCCAACACACGTAACACATAAAACGTAGATAAAAAGACATTTTTTATACATAAAAACACACCTCGCTCTATTGAGAAGTATCAAGGCTTACCAGAAGAAATCTAAGGACAAATGCACGCCCTTAGTTCTTCCATGCGCATATATAGCTATTGTGTGGTAACCGCCATTTCACAACACCCTTTGTTACTATGCAAGATACACAAATCGTAGCGTGTACTGCAATACTTAGTAACAGGCATCACTGTACAGACAAACATAACGATGTCAATAAAATGCCATTTACAAAGCAATCTTACACATTTAAACACATTGAGCTGTAAGCATAAACCACTTCATTGTTCATTATATCCTGATCGGCTATGCTACAAAAAGATGGATGGTGTGATGAAGAAGGAAGGGAATGTACTCATCATATAATGATCCCCAACTCATGACATGGTTCCAAGCATCAGTGCTGTTGCACTTGATCTTTGGTGCAGGTTTGTATGTTCACTTGGAACTTACACCGCCAGTCCTTAGAGCTGAGAAACCCATTACACAAGAAGCTGCACCCGTTTTATTTCATGAAATCCCCTCAGAAGATCTGCCGCTACCAGATATGGATTCTGAATTGTTCGAACTTGCTATGAACGAAAGCTCGCATTTTGGGACAACAAAAGCGTTTCAGGAGATTCCAGAACTTGACTTAACATCAGCAACAAAAACTATAGAAGACAATCAGGAAAAACCAACAGAACAATTGATGAAACTAAACCATGAAGAGATATCAGTTAAAACACCAGATACAACTCCAGAACCATATCAATCAGATACCATGCTGGTGCAAGAAGACACTATATCCATGCCCGAGATTCCAAAAACATTCTGGGAAGAGCGGGCCCACAAAAAATCCGCATCGCCCGTAAGTGGACTCACGCTTGCCAACCTTGCCGAAGGATTTATCGATTACGTTAAAGTCAATCGTGCAGCATCAACCGATATTAACAGCCAAGATCTCAAAACGCTTGCATACAACAATAAAATTGGATGGTATCTACAAAACTCATTTCGTATCCACAACAAACCTCTCACACTTGCTCACCCAGTTAAAACAAACATCACGCTCTATATAGAAATTGATAAGAACGGCAATCTCCTTAATCTCGACATGCATCCTAAAACTGGAGAGAGTGAGCTAGATAATCTACTTCTCAAGGTTATCAAAAACGCTCACCCAGTACCGCCAATCCCGACACACCTC
It encodes:
- the tilS gene encoding tRNA lysidine(34) synthetase TilS, translating into MNKDIKTFIKNNQLIKDRETIVLGLSGGPDSIFLLHLLAEYYKKGTIKLIGAHLDHQWRTDSGKDTEFCKESCNELNVPFVSATAASLNLNLKKGSKEEQGRIMRRYFLETVAYEHKAQLIALAHHAQDQQETFFIRLIRGTTLSGLTGMRPQYGAYIRPLLETNKSDILKYLDDHKIAYLTDPTNVSDEYLRNRIRKRVMPALQECDSRFDQNFTRTMYNLQASEQVLEQLTLGTFQQLASKKNDGYQLTYKTLLQLHPYLQKRILMFWMIVERVIFTPTDTFLDEIIRFLLQPTSKAHTLHQTWKLVKTKDTCYIDHTDSDTSL
- a CDS encoding TonB C-terminal domain-containing protein, coding for MYSSYNDPQLMTWFQASVLLHLIFGAGLYVHLELTPPVLRAEKPITQEAAPVLFHEIPSEDLPLPDMDSELFELAMNESSHFGTTKAFQEIPELDLTSATKTIEDNQEKPTEQLMKLNHEEISVKTPDTTPEPYQSDTMLVQEDTISMPEIPKTFWEERAHKKSASPVSGLTLANLAEGFIDYVKVNRAASTDINSQDLKTLAYNNKIGWYLQNSFRIHNKPLTLAHPVKTNITLYIEIDKNGNLLNLDMHPKTGESELDNLLLKVIKNAHPVPPIPTHLNRSTYKFHLPIYVEAAQGTHSYHFTFKG